A DNA window from Parabacteroides johnsonii DSM 18315 contains the following coding sequences:
- a CDS encoding SusC/RagA family TonB-linked outer membrane protein, with the protein MQQKQNCDYPLRRKGSISRVSKVTCGLLFCLTTGAFAAGENVELLTSNRIENAVPDQVGKTVTIIVQDEMGPVAGANVVVKGTTNGNISDMDGKVVLQNVPNNSTLVISFIGYITQEVKVSNQATIHVKLVEDAKALEEVVVIGYGSLDKKQVTSAITSLKADDLMVGVSGADISASLQGKIGGLVMNNLGSANSGTTFQLRGMTSINSGKAPLIVIDGFPGGDIRSLTQDDIKSIDVLKDASAGAIYGTRAAAGVILITTKSGSDTNGKVRLTYSNEFTKKQNYNAPEMLSGREYAEHNIGTDYGSDTNWWDELINKDNFSQKHHLALEMGTEKAQVYTSFFYEKNQGIALQDERQDYGGRVNASFKLFDDWLEVRPAVDYRQAARNNHYPNFQQAMRNNPTRSPYDPDSETGYNVWINESLDYNVVADAMLEDYYGLDKWFKPEVNLKLNIKPIPGLNYQQVIGYENRQWELHQYWPSTHRSEIDNSRKGHAHLAFSKTENLTSEGYFSYVKDFKGGHNLNATAGYSYFEVNGENFGMDNYNFSVDGIKYWDIGQGSYLTDGKAGMSSGKSVTERLFSFFARANYSYQDKYMLSASIRHEGSSKFAADNRWANFWSATAGWRISNEEFMKDFEWLDDLKIRFGYGVTGNNDFSATYMANMLGSDTNWMMPNGTWAYSYGKSQNVNPNLGWEEKKEWNLGVDYSFFEGRLYGKFDYYRRKVDNLLFSVKVPQPPYTQGSQMQNIGSMESKGWEFEVGGDIIRTKDFTWSSSMNLSHNTGKILTLEGDNSYHNGNGFVAPGTPGDAARMEAGSTIGSFYMWKFAGFDDEGSFLLYNKDGEVIPAAQKTENDKQYIGNYTPKLIIGWSHTLTYKNFDLGINLRSWIDFDVYNTINMYYGIQGQGNLNVLKDAYGKFNHIKGEKQVCDYFLEDGTFLKIDAITLGYTLPMKKYTNNLIDRIRIYGTVGNVCTITGYSGMNPEVDITGWDKGTEKFWSDFYPVVRTWTLGMQFNF; encoded by the coding sequence ATGCAACAAAAACAGAATTGTGACTATCCTCTAAGAAGGAAAGGTTCAATATCTCGAGTATCGAAAGTCACTTGCGGACTGCTTTTTTGTCTGACGACAGGAGCATTTGCGGCTGGTGAGAATGTTGAATTGTTAACCTCGAATCGGATAGAGAATGCAGTACCGGATCAAGTAGGAAAGACTGTAACGATTATAGTCCAGGATGAAATGGGGCCGGTAGCGGGAGCTAATGTTGTTGTGAAAGGAACTACAAACGGAAATATCTCGGATATGGACGGAAAGGTCGTTTTGCAGAATGTTCCCAATAACTCGACTTTAGTGATTTCTTTTATCGGTTATATAACTCAGGAAGTGAAGGTAAGCAACCAGGCGACCATCCATGTGAAGTTGGTTGAAGATGCCAAAGCATTGGAAGAAGTCGTGGTGATCGGCTATGGTTCTTTGGACAAGAAGCAGGTGACCAGCGCCATCACCTCGTTGAAAGCCGATGACCTGATGGTCGGTGTGAGTGGGGCGGATATCTCGGCGTCCTTGCAAGGTAAGATCGGCGGTTTGGTGATGAATAACTTGGGAAGTGCCAATTCCGGTACGACTTTCCAGCTTCGCGGTATGACTTCCATCAATTCCGGAAAGGCGCCTCTTATCGTGATCGATGGTTTCCCAGGGGGTGATATCCGTTCGTTGACGCAGGATGATATCAAGTCTATCGATGTATTGAAAGATGCTTCCGCCGGTGCTATCTACGGAACCCGTGCGGCCGCCGGTGTGATCTTGATCACAACTAAAAGCGGCTCGGATACGAATGGGAAAGTGAGACTCACGTACAGCAACGAGTTTACGAAAAAACAAAACTACAATGCTCCCGAGATGTTGTCCGGCCGCGAATATGCCGAACATAATATCGGTACGGATTACGGTTCCGATACAAACTGGTGGGACGAGTTGATCAATAAGGATAATTTCTCCCAGAAACACCATCTGGCATTGGAGATGGGTACGGAAAAGGCACAGGTTTATACTTCTTTCTTCTATGAAAAGAACCAGGGCATCGCGTTGCAAGACGAACGCCAGGATTATGGCGGACGTGTGAACGCTTCTTTCAAGTTGTTCGATGATTGGCTGGAAGTCCGTCCGGCTGTGGATTATCGCCAGGCTGCCCGTAACAACCACTATCCGAATTTCCAGCAAGCCATGCGTAATAACCCGACCCGCTCTCCGTACGATCCGGATAGTGAAACCGGCTATAATGTGTGGATCAACGAATCGTTGGACTATAACGTCGTAGCGGATGCCATGCTGGAAGATTACTACGGATTGGATAAATGGTTCAAGCCGGAAGTAAACCTGAAGTTGAATATCAAGCCTATTCCAGGTTTGAATTACCAGCAGGTTATCGGTTATGAAAACCGTCAATGGGAATTGCACCAATATTGGCCCAGCACACACCGAAGCGAGATTGACAATTCCCGTAAGGGGCATGCTCATCTGGCTTTCAGTAAGACGGAAAACCTGACTTCGGAAGGATATTTCTCTTATGTAAAAGACTTTAAAGGAGGACATAATCTGAACGCAACGGCTGGTTATTCTTATTTTGAAGTCAACGGGGAAAATTTCGGTATGGATAATTATAATTTCTCGGTCGATGGTATCAAATATTGGGATATAGGCCAGGGCAGTTACCTGACGGATGGCAAGGCCGGCATGAGCTCCGGTAAATCGGTTACGGAACGTTTGTTCTCATTCTTTGCCCGTGCCAATTATTCCTACCAGGATAAATATATGCTTTCTGCCTCTATCCGTCATGAAGGTTCTTCCAAGTTTGCGGCCGACAACCGTTGGGCGAACTTCTGGTCTGCAACGGCAGGATGGCGTATCTCGAACGAAGAGTTCATGAAAGACTTTGAATGGTTGGACGATTTGAAGATCCGTTTCGGTTATGGTGTGACCGGTAATAATGATTTTAGTGCGACTTATATGGCCAATATGTTAGGTTCGGACACGAACTGGATGATGCCGAACGGAACATGGGCGTACTCATACGGTAAATCGCAAAATGTCAATCCTAATTTGGGATGGGAAGAAAAGAAGGAGTGGAACTTGGGTGTCGATTACTCTTTCTTCGAAGGCCGCTTGTATGGTAAGTTCGACTACTATCGCCGTAAGGTGGACAACCTTTTGTTCAGTGTAAAGGTTCCGCAACCTCCTTATACACAGGGTAGCCAGATGCAAAATATCGGTAGTATGGAAAGTAAAGGTTGGGAGTTCGAAGTCGGTGGCGACATTATTCGTACAAAAGATTTCACTTGGTCTTCCAGCATGAACCTGAGCCATAATACCGGAAAGATCCTGACGTTGGAGGGTGACAACTCCTATCATAACGGTAACGGTTTCGTGGCTCCGGGAACTCCGGGCGATGCAGCCCGTATGGAAGCCGGTTCGACAATCGGTTCTTTCTATATGTGGAAGTTTGCAGGGTTCGATGATGAGGGCAGTTTCTTGCTGTATAACAAAGACGGCGAAGTGATCCCGGCTGCACAGAAAACGGAGAACGACAAACAATATATAGGCAACTATACTCCGAAACTGATTATCGGATGGAGTCACACCTTGACTTATAAGAACTTTGATTTAGGTATCAATCTGCGTAGCTGGATCGATTTCGATGTGTATAATACAATCAATATGTATTACGGTATCCAGGGACAGGGCAATCTGAATGTCTTGAAAGATGCTTATGGCAAATTCAACCATATCAAGGGCGAAAAGCAGGTTTGTGACTATTTCCTGGAAGACGGTACATTCCTGAAGATCGATGCGATCACGCTGGGCTATACGCTTCCGATGAAGAAGTACACGAACAACCTGATCGACCGGATCCGTATTTATGGTACGGTGGGTAACGTTTGCACGATCACCGGCTATAGCGGTATGAATCCGGAAGTGGATATCACGGGCTGGGATAAAGGAACGGAAAAGTTCTGGAGCGATTTCTATCCGGTCGTCCGTACTTGGACATTAGGTATGCAGTTTAACTTCTAA
- a CDS encoding RagB/SusD family nutrient uptake outer membrane protein, with protein sequence MKKKNIFQLFLSGVICLLCTTSCSVEPDFYSQVVPETFYSSQDAVWQRFNRPFTHWRWYIAHDSPRWLLQELGTDEFCLPTRGSDWYDGAVYQKFHHHEYTEDMTRVETGWTNFAMGVALAWDALEDLENVDFDALGFEEGTRESMLNQQRTLAASFYLDGLDFFGGVPLYTTTQSEVKGRSTDVETFNFIDSLLKIAVPNLPIKEELGGMETGSIHRAAGAALQARLYFNAKSYIGKEMFTEAAQICQDIIDGKYGQYALETDWTNIFGFDNERCPELIWSVPSQNAKTETDAMYWGMMVPYNYKNYLGGLEGSGSDNALGLVPSLDPTGKRYSYKLGGAYAKFHDKDIRKQPYVYEGNGKYRGMFIVGELVNPLNPEWVCTGTREYAGEVITVVDQIAYFAKVGKDPLYPDVASLPSTVATAEENSGVRVTKRSPRPTQEEFKRKGDPDVPVIRLAEIYYMLAECKMRAGDKQGAADLINTVRKRYFEDGVDPDPVTATNLDKYRMLDEWQLEFLAEGRRRTDLIRWDAYVTEDWWDHKATNNPNLNRFPIHYSLIGANNLLEQNPGYGSK encoded by the coding sequence ATGAAAAAGAAAAATATATTCCAATTGTTTTTATCCGGAGTGATCTGCCTGCTGTGCACTACTTCCTGTAGTGTCGAACCTGATTTTTATTCGCAGGTGGTTCCGGAGACTTTTTATAGCTCACAAGATGCCGTATGGCAACGTTTCAACCGGCCGTTTACTCACTGGCGCTGGTACATCGCTCACGACAGTCCGCGTTGGTTGTTGCAGGAACTGGGGACGGACGAGTTCTGTCTGCCTACGCGTGGTAGCGACTGGTATGACGGGGCTGTCTATCAGAAATTCCATCATCATGAGTATACGGAAGACATGACGCGTGTCGAGACGGGCTGGACCAACTTTGCGATGGGAGTCGCTTTGGCTTGGGATGCATTGGAAGATCTGGAAAATGTCGACTTCGATGCCTTGGGCTTTGAAGAGGGTACGCGCGAATCCATGTTGAACCAACAACGTACGTTGGCTGCATCTTTCTATTTGGATGGTTTGGACTTTTTCGGCGGGGTGCCTTTGTACACGACGACCCAGAGCGAAGTGAAAGGACGTTCGACGGATGTCGAGACATTCAACTTTATCGATTCCTTATTGAAAATAGCCGTTCCGAATCTTCCGATCAAAGAAGAACTGGGCGGGATGGAAACCGGTTCGATCCATCGTGCTGCCGGTGCAGCTTTGCAGGCCCGTTTGTATTTCAATGCCAAGTCTTATATCGGCAAGGAGATGTTTACCGAAGCCGCCCAGATCTGCCAGGATATTATCGACGGTAAGTACGGGCAGTATGCGTTGGAAACGGATTGGACGAACATATTCGGATTTGACAACGAACGTTGTCCCGAACTGATCTGGTCCGTACCCAGCCAGAATGCGAAGACCGAGACGGATGCCATGTATTGGGGTATGATGGTTCCTTATAACTATAAGAACTATCTGGGTGGACTGGAAGGTTCCGGTTCGGACAATGCCCTCGGACTGGTGCCGAGTCTCGATCCTACAGGTAAACGCTACTCTTATAAATTGGGCGGAGCGTATGCGAAGTTCCATGACAAGGATATCCGCAAGCAACCGTATGTATATGAAGGCAATGGCAAATATCGCGGTATGTTTATCGTGGGTGAATTGGTGAATCCGCTGAATCCGGAATGGGTTTGTACGGGTACGCGCGAGTATGCCGGCGAGGTGATCACGGTCGTTGACCAGATCGCTTATTTTGCCAAGGTAGGAAAAGATCCGCTTTATCCGGATGTGGCTTCGTTACCTTCGACGGTTGCGACAGCAGAAGAAAACTCCGGGGTACGTGTGACGAAACGCAGTCCGCGTCCGACTCAGGAAGAGTTCAAGCGGAAAGGCGATCCGGATGTACCGGTGATCCGTCTGGCCGAGATCTATTATATGCTGGCCGAATGCAAGATGCGTGCCGGTGACAAACAGGGGGCTGCCGATTTGATCAATACGGTTCGCAAGCGTTACTTCGAAGACGGAGTCGATCCAGATCCGGTAACGGCTACTAATCTGGACAAATACCGTATGCTGGACGAGTGGCAATTGGAATTCTTGGCCGAAGGACGCCGCCGTACGGACTTGATCCGTTGGGATGCCTATGTGACGGAAGACTGGTGGGATCATAAGGCGACGAACAATCCGAACCTGAATCGTTTCCCGATCCACTACAGTCTGATCGGTGCTAATAACCTGCTGGAACAAAACCCGGGTTACGGCAGTAAGTAA
- a CDS encoding DUF6057 family protein: protein MKGRTLVFWLFVFAGLWFFFCSFGTSTFQRQEEVQLFIPEWVVIRDMLSVPGGFCAVVGQALVQYYTSSLFVLWVNSAFLCVIGFLCYLLLQEIAPRGYNLLLALFPVLGLVKAHTSPFYVLDGTVGLLLLLFFSSVFIRIRRPKVQLFYGVASVVLIYGLAGQLAALYGLVVVFMSLLCRREKWYGSFAVFLIGVLLTYIGIRLATGIPLTDGIYSERYQESQLQPDSYVYFIWIRFVVLLLTLLVAAFAMKFLPRGKRSVGVAVTGSLLVVLFCFSAFCLPGPYEVRNNRMNELSVWEQRNEWDTIIREHPEKEVTDYVSLNYLNMALAQKGLLGDRLFHYDQKGPQSLLVSWDRTYYMSCLLSDLHYMIGDISLSEGYAMEGLTLAKRGGSPRMLQRLVKISLIRRDSALADKYLDILGRLPGYRRWAEKYAGYVLHPERIGRDEELAVKTVPAFRPDNLLCLIDIDSLWSGHLSEPGVNRVAWEYVGCSYLLAKEMEKFKTFLSRAGTFVQGRSLPIHFQEAALVLAVEDLSVLDRVAVRSEIVQRYKQFQKDILKLKNSSDGLSWLYQQYGDTFWFYYYCKKLNG from the coding sequence ATGAAAGGGAGGACGCTTGTATTTTGGCTGTTCGTCTTTGCAGGGCTTTGGTTCTTCTTTTGTTCGTTCGGGACTTCTACGTTCCAACGGCAGGAAGAAGTGCAGCTGTTTATTCCCGAATGGGTGGTTATCCGGGATATGCTGTCTGTTCCCGGCGGCTTTTGTGCGGTGGTTGGGCAGGCTTTGGTTCAATATTATACCTCTTCCCTGTTTGTTTTGTGGGTTAACAGTGCTTTCTTGTGTGTAATCGGTTTCTTGTGTTATCTGCTTTTACAGGAGATCGCACCGCGCGGATATAATCTGTTGCTTGCCTTATTTCCTGTTTTGGGATTGGTGAAAGCTCATACGAGCCCTTTTTATGTCTTGGACGGAACGGTCGGACTTCTCCTCTTATTGTTCTTTTCTTCTGTTTTTATCCGTATCCGGAGACCGAAGGTGCAGTTGTTTTATGGTGTGGCAAGTGTGGTTCTTATCTATGGTTTGGCCGGTCAGTTGGCGGCGCTTTACGGTCTGGTGGTGGTTTTCATGAGCCTCTTGTGCCGGAGGGAGAAATGGTACGGTTCGTTTGCCGTGTTTTTGATAGGAGTGTTGTTGACTTATATCGGTATTCGTTTGGCTACCGGCATTCCGTTGACAGACGGGATTTATTCGGAAAGGTATCAGGAGTCTCAGTTGCAGCCGGACTCTTATGTCTATTTTATCTGGATTCGTTTTGTCGTCTTGCTTTTGACTCTATTGGTGGCGGCCTTCGCGATGAAGTTTCTTCCCAGAGGAAAGCGTTCGGTCGGAGTTGCCGTTACAGGCAGTTTGTTGGTCGTCCTGTTTTGCTTTTCCGCATTTTGTCTGCCCGGACCGTATGAAGTACGGAACAACCGGATGAACGAGCTGTCCGTTTGGGAGCAAAGGAACGAGTGGGACACGATTATCCGTGAACATCCTGAGAAGGAAGTGACGGATTATGTCAGCCTAAACTATCTGAATATGGCATTGGCGCAAAAAGGTCTTTTAGGTGACCGGTTGTTTCATTATGACCAGAAAGGGCCGCAAAGCCTTCTGGTTTCCTGGGACCGGACTTATTATATGAGTTGCCTGTTGAGTGATCTCCATTATATGATCGGGGATATCAGCCTTTCGGAAGGATATGCGATGGAAGGGTTGACACTTGCCAAGCGGGGAGGAAGTCCCCGCATGCTTCAACGCCTGGTCAAGATTAGCCTGATACGGAGAGACTCTGCTTTGGCAGATAAGTATCTGGACATACTCGGCCGGTTGCCGGGCTATCGGCGTTGGGCGGAAAAATATGCCGGTTATGTTCTTCATCCCGAAAGGATCGGGCGGGATGAAGAGCTTGCCGTGAAGACTGTGCCGGCCTTCCGGCCGGACAATTTGCTTTGCCTGATCGACATCGACAGCCTTTGGTCGGGACATCTTTCTGAACCAGGCGTAAATCGGGTCGCATGGGAATATGTAGGTTGTTCCTATCTGCTGGCGAAGGAAATGGAGAAATTCAAGACATTCCTGTCCCGTGCCGGCACGTTTGTTCAAGGACGGTCCCTTCCCATTCATTTTCAGGAGGCGGCATTGGTTTTGGCGGTCGAGGATCTTTCTGTCCTTGACAGGGTTGCTGTCCGATCTGAGATCGTGCAACGGTATAAACAATTCCAGAAAGATATTCTGAAACTCAAGAATAGTAGTGACGGACTTTCTTGGCTTTACCAGCAATATGGAGACACTTTCTGGTTTTATTATTATTGTAAAAAATTGAATGGATAG
- a CDS encoding TolB family protein — MKYLYPLLWLFVFLSCNDVLPDAEETEGEIEIFPDYKEVAVPCNIAPLNFKLKEPCEAIALFSGKDLQIRVDSDNGSFQIPEKKWRRLLDASAGGKLTVGIYIRKEDRWLRYPSFFIQVVEDKIDSYLVYRRIAPGYRMWNRMGIYQRCLEDFTEETFLDNKLTNNNCMNCHSFCMQNPDRMLFHQRALHAGTYLLKDGHIEKLATKTERTISALVYPAWHPSGRYVAFSTNDTKQDFHLSDANRVEVFDNRSDVVVYDVEKHEIITSPHLSSEENMETFPAFSPDGRRLYFCSAPACQMPESYREIHYNLQSIAFDPEKRSFGQKIDTLYNANKERRSAKFPRVSPDGRFLMYTVSDYGNFSIWHKDADLRLLDMLTCQTDSLLQVNSDDVESYHSWSSNSRWFVFSSRRGDGLYTRPYICYLDANGVPGKPFLLPQKETDYYERSLFSFNIPELIRGKIKVDTSELIDISKYGEAVRLK, encoded by the coding sequence ATGAAGTATTTATATCCCCTGTTATGGCTTTTTGTCTTTTTATCCTGTAACGATGTGTTGCCCGATGCGGAGGAAACGGAAGGAGAAATAGAAATCTTTCCCGATTATAAAGAGGTCGCGGTCCCCTGCAATATCGCTCCGCTGAACTTCAAACTGAAAGAACCTTGCGAAGCAATCGCCCTATTTTCCGGCAAGGACTTGCAAATACGGGTGGATTCGGATAACGGTTCTTTCCAAATCCCGGAGAAGAAGTGGCGCCGGCTGTTGGACGCATCGGCGGGAGGAAAACTTACGGTCGGGATCTATATCCGTAAAGAGGATAGATGGCTTCGCTATCCTTCTTTTTTCATTCAGGTTGTCGAAGATAAGATCGATTCCTATCTGGTCTATCGCCGTATCGCACCGGGCTACCGGATGTGGAACAGGATGGGGATTTACCAGCGTTGCCTGGAGGATTTTACGGAAGAAACTTTTCTCGACAATAAGTTGACGAACAATAATTGCATGAACTGCCATTCCTTCTGTATGCAGAATCCGGACCGGATGCTTTTCCACCAACGTGCGCTACACGCCGGGACTTACCTTCTGAAGGACGGTCATATCGAGAAGCTGGCTACGAAGACCGAACGGACTATTTCCGCTTTGGTCTATCCCGCCTGGCACCCGTCCGGGCGATATGTCGCGTTTTCGACGAATGATACGAAACAGGATTTTCACCTTTCGGATGCGAATCGGGTGGAAGTGTTCGACAATCGGTCGGATGTAGTGGTCTATGACGTGGAGAAACATGAAATCATAACATCTCCCCACTTGTCATCGGAGGAGAATATGGAGACTTTTCCGGCATTCTCTCCGGATGGCAGACGGTTGTATTTCTGTTCCGCACCGGCATGCCAGATGCCTGAGTCGTACCGGGAAATCCACTACAATCTGCAAAGCATTGCTTTCGATCCGGAAAAACGGAGTTTCGGCCAGAAGATAGATACGCTGTATAACGCTAATAAGGAAAGACGCAGCGCGAAGTTTCCGAGAGTATCGCCCGATGGTCGTTTCCTGATGTACACGGTTTCGGACTATGGCAACTTCTCTATCTGGCACAAGGATGCGGATTTGCGGTTATTGGATATGTTGACATGTCAAACAGATTCCCTTCTTCAAGTGAACAGTGACGATGTCGAAAGCTATCATTCCTGGAGCAGCAACAGCCGGTGGTTCGTTTTCAGTAGCCGCCGGGGTGACGGGCTGTATACACGGCCTTATATTTGTTATTTGGATGCGAATGGTGTTCCCGGCAAACCTTTCCTGTTGCCTCAGAAAGAGACGGATTATTATGAACGTTCTCTTTTCTCTTTCAATATCCCCGAACTCATTCGCGGTAAAATCAAGGTCGATACTTCCGAGTTGATCGATATCAGTAAATATGGGGAAGCGGTACGATTAAAATAA
- a CDS encoding M64 family metallopeptidase: MKTKISLLFLAILCNFAVFAQSDFNTYFEKKSLRVDFALSGNLTSQSAAIQQLREEPVWGGPVKNLIDKSGYGGYYINVYDKATDRLIYSRGFNTLFEEWRSTEQAKTETQSWTNSASVPFPKAPVYVEITARDKADMQFHPLLRQEVDPQSIFIDRGKLKDNKVHQIQKSGDSAEKVDLVFIAEGYTTDEQEKFVADAKRFTEALFATPPFTTRRGDFNVWAVCLISEESGTDVSGKGIFKNTALNSGYYTFGVDRYLTTPDMKSIRDAVWNVPCDAIFLLINTDMYGGGGMYNFYACGTADNPRTPVVFTHEFGHSFAGLADEYFSSEVAYQDFYNLKYEPWEPNITTLVDFDSKWKDLLPANTPIPTPLDAEHKDKAGVFEGGGYLSKGIYRPMDHCMMRDYAPFCPACSRAILRMIDFLTDKK; encoded by the coding sequence ATGAAAACAAAGATTTCGCTTTTGTTTCTTGCCATTCTCTGCAACTTCGCCGTATTTGCCCAGAGTGACTTCAATACCTATTTCGAAAAGAAAAGCCTCCGGGTGGATTTCGCCTTGAGCGGTAATCTAACCTCACAATCGGCTGCCATCCAGCAGTTGCGTGAAGAACCGGTATGGGGTGGCCCGGTCAAGAACCTGATCGACAAGTCGGGCTATGGAGGCTACTATATCAACGTATATGACAAGGCTACGGACCGACTGATCTACTCACGCGGTTTCAATACATTGTTCGAAGAATGGCGCTCGACGGAACAAGCCAAGACAGAAACACAATCGTGGACAAACAGCGCTTCCGTTCCTTTCCCGAAAGCACCTGTCTATGTCGAGATCACAGCACGCGACAAAGCTGACATGCAATTCCATCCGTTGCTCCGGCAGGAGGTCGATCCCCAAAGTATTTTCATCGACCGGGGAAAGCTGAAAGACAATAAAGTGCATCAGATACAGAAAAGCGGCGACTCGGCAGAAAAAGTCGATCTTGTTTTCATTGCCGAAGGATACACGACGGATGAACAGGAGAAATTCGTAGCAGATGCAAAACGATTTACAGAAGCTTTGTTCGCGACTCCTCCTTTCACGACACGGCGCGGGGACTTCAACGTATGGGCTGTCTGCCTCATATCGGAAGAATCGGGCACGGATGTTTCGGGCAAAGGTATCTTTAAGAACACAGCCCTCAATTCCGGTTATTATACATTCGGCGTGGACCGTTATCTGACAACACCGGATATGAAATCGATCCGCGATGCCGTCTGGAACGTACCCTGTGATGCCATATTCCTGCTGATAAACACAGATATGTACGGCGGTGGCGGAATGTATAATTTCTATGCCTGCGGGACAGCCGACAACCCACGGACACCTGTCGTCTTTACGCACGAGTTCGGACATAGCTTCGCCGGCCTGGCAGACGAATATTTCTCTTCGGAGGTAGCTTACCAGGATTTCTACAACTTGAAATACGAACCGTGGGAACCGAACATCACGACTTTAGTCGATTTCGACAGCAAATGGAAAGACTTGTTGCCAGCCAATACGCCGATTCCTACCCCACTCGACGCCGAACATAAGGACAAAGCCGGTGTGTTCGAAGGGGGCGGCTACCTATCCAAAGGCATTTATCGTCCGATGGACCACTGCATGATGCGCGATTATGCTCCGTTCTGCCCGGCCTGCTCACGGGCCATTCTGCGGATGATCGATTTTCTGACGGATAAGAAATAG
- a CDS encoding pyridoxamine 5'-phosphate oxidase family protein, translated as MYHEIRRKDRVLDEKGAIELLETAEYGFLSMVGTDGFGYGIPISFVKEGESVYFHCAPEGYKLECLRENPKVSFCVVGKTHIIPNQFTTAYECALAFGTIYMDLPEEERRNALRLLAKKYCSGFEAIGEKYIDKSFHRTNILRLDIEHISGKCKRIKT; from the coding sequence ATGTATCATGAAATAAGAAGAAAAGACCGCGTTTTGGATGAAAAAGGCGCAATTGAGTTATTGGAAACGGCTGAATATGGTTTCCTGTCGATGGTGGGGACGGATGGCTTCGGGTATGGAATCCCGATTTCTTTTGTGAAGGAAGGAGAAAGTGTCTATTTCCACTGTGCACCGGAAGGATATAAGTTGGAATGCCTCCGGGAAAATCCGAAAGTGAGTTTTTGCGTAGTGGGAAAAACACATATTATTCCGAATCAGTTCACTACGGCTTATGAATGTGCGCTTGCATTCGGTACGATATATATGGACCTTCCCGAAGAAGAACGCCGGAACGCTTTACGCCTGTTGGCAAAGAAATATTGCTCCGGTTTTGAAGCGATAGGAGAGAAGTATATCGACAAGTCCTTTCACCGGACGAATATCCTGCGGTTGGACATCGAGCATATTTCCGGTAAATGCAAGAGGATAAAAACGTGA